One genomic segment of Homo sapiens chromosome 14, GRCh38.p14 Primary Assembly includes these proteins:
- the NFKBIA gene encoding NF-kappa-B inhibitor alpha — protein sequence MFQAAERPQEWAMEGPRDGLKKERLLDDRHDSGLDSMKDEEYEQMVKELQEIRLEPQEVPRGSEPWKQQLTEDGDSFLHLAIIHEEKALTMEVIRQVKGDLAFLNFQNNLQQTPLHLAVITNQPEIAEALLGAGCDPELRDFRGNTPLHLACEQGCLASVGVLTQSCTTPHLHSILKATNYNGHTCLHLASIHGYLGIVELLVSLGADVNAQEPCNGRTALHLAVDLQNPDLVSLLLKCGADVNRVTYQGYSPYQLTWGRPSTRIQQQLGQLTLENLQMLPESEDEESYDTESEFTEFTEDELPYDDCVFGGQRLTL from the exons ATGTTCCAGGCGGCCGAGCGCCCCCAGGAGTGGGCCATGGAGGGCCCCCGCGACGGGCTGAAGAAGGAGCGGCTACTGGACGACCGCCACGACAGCGGCCTGGACTCCATGAAAGACGAGGAGTACGAGCAGATGGTCAAGGAGCTGCAGGAGATCCGCCTCGAGCCGCAGGAGGTGCCGCGCGGCTCGGAGCCCTGGAAGCAGCAGCTCACCGAGGACGGGGACTC GTTCCTGCACTTGGCCATCATCCATGAAGAAAAGGCACTGACCATGGAAGTGATCCGCCAGGTGAAGGGAGACCTGGCCTTCCTCAACTTCCAGAACAACCTGCAGCAG ACTCCACTCCACTTGGCTGTGATCACCAACCAGCCAGAAATTGCTGAGGCACTTCTGGGAGCTGGCTGTGATCCTGAGCTCCGAGACTTTCGAGGAAATACCCCCCTACACCTTGCCTGTGAGCAGGGCTGCCTGGCCAGCGTGGGAGTCCTGACTCAGTCCTGCACCACCCCGCACCTCCACTCCATCCTGAAGGCTACCAACTACAATG GCCACACGTGTCTACACTTAGCCTCTATCCATGGCTACCTGGGCATCGTGGAGCTTTTGGTGTCCTTGGGTGCTGATGTCAATGCTCAG GAGCCCTGTAATGGCCGGACTGCCCTTCACCTCGCAGTGGACCTGCAAAATCCTGACCTGGTGTCACTCCTGTTGAAGTGTGGGGCTGATGTCAACAGAGTTACCTACCAGGGCTATTCTCCCTACCAGCTCACCTGGGGCCGCCCAAGCACCCGGATACAGCAGCAGCTGGGCCAGCTGACACTAGAAAACCTTCAGATGCTGCCAGAGAGTGAGGATGAGGAGAGCTATGACACAGAGTCAGAGTTCACGGAGTTCACAGAGGACGAG CTGCCCTATGATGACTGTGTGTTTGGAGGCCAGCGTCTGACGTTATGA